One region of Bdellovibrio bacteriovorus genomic DNA includes:
- a CDS encoding PD40 domain-containing protein → MMKQLLALLLVLSICPLFAQAQSSGIYIKLGEARTKKSLLALPALQYFGSPSSGSKNQSVGVEIFNTITNDLTVSAYFQFISQSAFLEDTSKTGLMPAPGSPNGFKFQSWSAIGADFLIRAGYSIVGNELTLETYLYHVPRANLIAGKKYKGPVSSARRIAHTFSNDVLKALTGKEGPFLSKVVASSDRAGAQTKEIFVMDWDGANMDQVSSHRSISISPAWSPDGKKIAYTSYVKRVGAKFRNADMLLLDLASGRRSLISYRQGINSGAAFSPDNRHIYLTISQGNNPDIYKMTLDGTLVGKITNGPSGAMNVEPTLSNDGKLAFSSDRAGRPMIYTANGDGSAVKRITFAGVFNSSPSWSPDGSKIAFAGQSEDHFDIFVMNADGTGMIRLTSAKQPNGKWASNEDPSFSPDGRFVMYTSNRTGKNQIYISTVDGTEERRVTTDNYNYYKPKWSKNLE, encoded by the coding sequence ATGATGAAGCAGCTCTTAGCCTTGCTCCTTGTACTAAGTATTTGTCCTTTGTTCGCTCAAGCTCAATCGAGCGGTATCTATATTAAACTTGGTGAAGCTCGTACAAAGAAAAGTCTTTTGGCTTTGCCCGCTCTGCAATATTTTGGCTCTCCTTCATCGGGTTCCAAAAATCAATCTGTCGGTGTAGAGATCTTTAATACCATCACTAATGATCTGACAGTGTCGGCCTATTTCCAGTTCATCAGCCAAAGCGCTTTCCTTGAAGACACTAGCAAAACGGGTTTGATGCCCGCACCGGGTTCTCCAAATGGATTTAAGTTTCAAAGCTGGTCAGCTATTGGGGCCGACTTCTTGATTCGCGCAGGATATTCTATTGTAGGCAATGAACTCACTTTAGAAACTTACCTTTACCACGTCCCTCGTGCGAACTTGATCGCAGGCAAAAAGTATAAAGGGCCGGTTTCGAGCGCACGTCGTATTGCTCATACATTCTCTAACGACGTTCTTAAAGCTTTAACTGGTAAAGAAGGCCCTTTCCTTTCAAAAGTTGTGGCGTCTTCAGATCGCGCCGGCGCGCAAACAAAAGAGATTTTTGTGATGGACTGGGATGGCGCGAATATGGATCAGGTTTCCAGCCATCGCAGTATTTCAATTTCTCCGGCGTGGTCTCCTGACGGAAAGAAAATCGCTTACACTTCTTACGTGAAACGTGTTGGTGCTAAATTCAGAAACGCAGACATGCTTCTATTAGACTTGGCTTCGGGCCGTCGCTCTTTAATTTCTTATCGCCAAGGGATTAATTCAGGAGCGGCGTTTTCGCCAGACAATCGTCACATTTATTTGACGATCTCTCAGGGAAACAATCCTGATATCTACAAAATGACTTTGGATGGAACTTTGGTGGGTAAAATCACTAACGGTCCTTCGGGAGCAATGAACGTAGAACCCACTCTGTCTAATGACGGAAAACTTGCGTTTTCTTCAGATCGCGCCGGTCGTCCGATGATTTACACAGCCAATGGCGATGGTTCGGCGGTGAAACGTATCACTTTCGCGGGTGTGTTTAACTCTTCGCCAAGTTGGTCTCCAGACGGATCAAAAATCGCGTTCGCGGGTCAAAGTGAAGATCACTTCGACATCTTCGTGATGAATGCAGATGGCACTGGAATGATTCGTCTGACTTCCGCAAAACAGCCCAACGGAAAATGGGCTAGCAATGAAGATCCTTCGTTCTCTCCGGATGGTCGCTTTGTCATGTACACAAGCAACCGCACTGGAAAAAATCAGATCTATATTTCCACAGTCGACGGAACTGAAGAGCGTCGCGTGACGACAGACAACTACAACTACTACAAGCCGAAGTGGTCTAAAAACCTTGAGTAA
- a CDS encoding cell envelope integrity protein TolA, which yields MNYLEEEKQQDDQLSRGIGISIALHAAIISVFTLKAVFFTPEPIDFSQAVRVDMVGLPDKVEPKTLPAPAKEEAKAALPEKNQAEEKTVEKPPEKVVEKKTPPKPEPAKPVAKKEDGVNLEKVKSQQQSALEKLKAMAALDKIKNDVAEEKRKAAAGAGKSDSGAQKIKGNVLSPGTSLTGLTKLQHDTYASDLDKHIKNNWALPEWLAKRDFKAQAVVFIDSRGNILGRKIVKSSGNPSYDEEVLQTIDKSAPFPAPPEKFLAIVSVDGILIGFPE from the coding sequence GTGAACTACTTAGAAGAAGAAAAACAGCAAGATGACCAACTCTCTCGCGGCATAGGGATCTCTATTGCTCTGCACGCGGCTATTATTTCAGTGTTCACACTGAAGGCTGTTTTCTTTACGCCCGAGCCTATTGATTTTTCTCAAGCGGTCCGAGTTGATATGGTGGGACTTCCGGATAAGGTAGAACCTAAAACTTTGCCTGCGCCCGCGAAAGAAGAGGCCAAGGCCGCTTTGCCAGAAAAGAATCAGGCCGAGGAAAAAACTGTGGAAAAACCACCTGAAAAAGTGGTTGAAAAGAAAACTCCGCCAAAGCCAGAGCCCGCAAAACCTGTTGCTAAAAAAGAAGACGGCGTAAATCTTGAAAAAGTAAAATCGCAACAGCAAAGTGCGCTGGAAAAACTAAAAGCCATGGCGGCCCTAGATAAAATCAAGAATGATGTCGCTGAAGAAAAGCGAAAGGCCGCAGCCGGTGCGGGAAAATCTGATTCCGGTGCGCAAAAAATCAAAGGCAATGTGTTGTCACCGGGAACTTCGTTGACCGGACTCACAAAACTTCAACATGACACATACGCCTCTGACTTAGATAAACATATCAAAAACAATTGGGCCCTTCCCGAGTGGTTGGCGAAGCGAGACTTCAAAGCCCAAGCCGTAGTGTTCATTGATTCACGTGGCAACATTTTGGGAAGAAAAATTGTTAAAAGCAGTGGAAATCCCAGTTACGATGAGGAAGTATTACAAACTATTGATAAGTCGGCTCCCTTCCCTGCGCCGCCAGAGAAGTTTTTAGCCATCGTATCCGTAGATGGAATTCTGATTGGATTCCCAGAATAG
- a CDS encoding ExbD/TolR family protein: MGNGGGKSKSRATLSEINVTPLVDVMLVLLIMFMVTTPLMQQGIEVDLPKTSSSGVELNEEPFVLVIGPDQKMTVAKTKIAMNELRPKLKAIFENKKNKQVYIQADRKVDYGFVAEAMAEVRAAGIFNIGLITVPKDQ; encoded by the coding sequence ATGGGTAATGGTGGCGGAAAATCAAAAAGCCGCGCAACATTAAGTGAGATCAACGTGACGCCGTTAGTGGACGTCATGTTGGTGCTTCTCATTATGTTCATGGTGACGACTCCGCTGATGCAACAGGGAATCGAAGTGGATCTTCCGAAGACCTCTTCCTCGGGAGTGGAGTTGAACGAAGAGCCTTTTGTTTTGGTGATTGGACCGGATCAAAAGATGACCGTGGCAAAAACGAAAATTGCCATGAACGAGCTTCGTCCAAAATTAAAAGCCATCTTTGAAAATAAAAAGAACAAACAAGTTTATATCCAAGCAGACCGCAAAGTAGATTACGGCTTCGTCGCGGAAGCCATGGCGGAAGTACGTGCTGCAGGGATCTTTAACATCGGCCTTATCACGGTTCCAAAAGATCAGTGA
- the tolQ gene encoding protein TolQ encodes MSALFVNVAQAAPSVSVNTSSMDAIFQASPVVQLTLLILILLSVFCWAIGFTKYQTFKKMTNSDELFLSKFWKVNSLDTLYEDIDQYNDSSIARVFKAAYLEMKKISESPLLAKTEGDKPILSGIDNLQRVLNKASENEISKLESRLTVLATTGSTGPFIGLFGTVWGIMGSFHKIGQTGTASLAVVAPGISEALIATAIGLAAAIPAVVLYNNFISRIRKQEIALNNFNADFLNIVKRNFFQGN; translated from the coding sequence ATGTCCGCTTTATTTGTTAACGTGGCTCAGGCCGCACCCTCTGTGTCAGTGAACACAAGCTCCATGGATGCGATTTTTCAAGCTAGCCCTGTCGTCCAATTAACTCTTCTTATCCTTATTCTGCTTTCCGTGTTTTGCTGGGCCATCGGATTTACGAAATATCAAACGTTTAAGAAGATGACTAACTCGGACGAGCTTTTCTTAAGCAAATTCTGGAAAGTGAATTCTCTGGATACTCTTTATGAAGACATCGACCAGTACAACGACTCTTCAATCGCGCGTGTGTTTAAAGCGGCATACCTTGAAATGAAAAAGATCTCTGAATCGCCTTTGCTAGCGAAAACAGAGGGCGATAAGCCAATTCTTTCAGGCATCGACAATCTTCAACGTGTACTTAATAAGGCTTCTGAAAACGAAATTTCTAAATTGGAATCTCGCTTAACTGTTCTAGCGACAACAGGAAGTACAGGTCCTTTCATCGGTCTTTTCGGAACGGTTTGGGGGATCATGGGTTCTTTCCATAAAATCGGTCAAACTGGTACAGCAAGCCTTGCAGTTGTTGCTCCTGGTATCTCGGAAGCATTGATTGCAACAGCGATCGGTCTTGCGGCGGCGATTCCAGCCGTTGTTTTGTATAACAATTTTATTTCTCGCATTCGCAAACAAGAAATCGCTTTGAATAACTTCAATGCGGACTTCTTGAACATCGTTAAACGCAACTTCTTCCAAGGAAACTAA
- a CDS encoding RrF2 family transcriptional regulator: MNKINRKLEYALMALKHMSKKIPGELTSAKEVSDSFNTPFDATARVMQQMAQKGILRAEYGANGGYQITKDLSKVSIHDLVEIIEGPTALVKCLHKEAPCEIQGTCNIVSPITQLNHRLTEFYRSLSLKELLVDKSSLAGKKSAEAEAHGQ, translated from the coding sequence ATGAACAAGATCAACCGCAAACTCGAATACGCCCTCATGGCTTTAAAGCACATGAGTAAAAAGATTCCTGGCGAATTGACGTCCGCGAAAGAAGTTTCCGATTCTTTTAATACGCCTTTTGATGCGACAGCTCGAGTTATGCAACAAATGGCACAAAAAGGAATTCTTCGCGCCGAATATGGTGCTAACGGTGGTTATCAAATCACGAAGGATCTTTCTAAAGTCTCTATCCACGATCTTGTGGAAATCATCGAAGGCCCAACGGCTTTGGTGAAATGCCTTCACAAAGAGGCTCCTTGTGAAATTCAAGGAACTTGCAACATCGTTTCCCCCATCACTCAACTTAATCATCGTCTCACGGAATTCTATCGAAGCCTGAGTTTGAAAGAGCTGCTTGTGGATAAATCATCATTAGCTGGCAAAAAGTCAGCGGAGGCAGAGGCTCATGGACAATAA
- the sufB gene encoding Fe-S cluster assembly protein SufB — protein MDNKSSNNPLESYEYKYGFTTDIETDDVQKGLNEDIIRLISQKKNEPEWMLEYRLKAYRHWLTMVEPTWAHVSYPKIDFQDIRYYSAPKKQAEADKPKSLDDLDPELIKTFEKLGIPLSEQKRISGIAVDVVFDSVSVGTTHTEVLDKAGVIFCSISEAVQKHPELVKKYLGSVVPYTDNYYAALNAAVFTDGSFCYIPKGVRCPIDLSTYFRINAKDTGQFERTLLVCDEGGYVNYLEGCTAPQRDENQLHAAVVELVALDDAEIKYSTVQNWYTGDKEGRGGIYNFVTKRGKAAGKRSKISWTQVESGSAITWKYPSCILQGDYSEGAFYSVALTHDLMQADTGTKMIHIGKNTKSTIISKGISTDKSSNAYRGQVKIMPSAENARNYSQCDSMLVGDKCSASTYPYIEVKNKSAMIEHEATTSRISEDQIFYLQSRGLDMEKTISMLVNGFCKEVFKELPLEFAVEAVKLIEMKLENSVG, from the coding sequence ATGGACAATAAATCCTCCAACAACCCTCTTGAGTCTTACGAATACAAATACGGTTTTACGACAGATATCGAAACCGACGACGTTCAAAAAGGTTTGAACGAAGACATCATTCGTTTGATCTCGCAAAAGAAAAATGAACCTGAATGGATGTTAGAATATCGCCTGAAGGCTTATCGTCATTGGTTAACAATGGTTGAGCCCACATGGGCGCATGTTTCTTATCCAAAGATTGATTTCCAGGATATTCGTTACTATTCCGCTCCGAAAAAACAGGCGGAAGCCGACAAACCAAAATCTTTGGACGATTTAGATCCCGAGTTGATCAAGACGTTTGAAAAGCTGGGCATCCCTTTGTCAGAGCAAAAGCGTATTTCTGGTATTGCCGTTGACGTAGTTTTTGACTCTGTCTCTGTCGGCACAACACACACAGAAGTTTTGGATAAAGCCGGAGTTATCTTCTGCTCTATTTCTGAAGCTGTGCAAAAGCACCCAGAGCTCGTTAAAAAATATTTGGGTTCGGTTGTTCCCTACACTGACAACTACTATGCGGCTTTGAACGCAGCTGTTTTTACAGATGGTTCGTTCTGCTACATCCCTAAAGGTGTTCGTTGTCCGATTGATCTTTCCACTTACTTCCGTATCAATGCGAAAGACACCGGTCAGTTTGAAAGAACTCTTTTGGTTTGCGATGAAGGTGGTTACGTGAATTATCTTGAGGGCTGTACGGCGCCTCAACGTGACGAAAACCAATTGCATGCCGCTGTTGTTGAATTGGTAGCTTTGGACGATGCAGAGATTAAGTATTCGACAGTTCAAAACTGGTATACGGGTGATAAAGAAGGCCGCGGTGGTATCTACAACTTCGTAACGAAGCGTGGAAAAGCGGCCGGCAAACGTTCAAAAATTTCTTGGACTCAAGTGGAGTCAGGCTCTGCGATCACTTGGAAATATCCTTCTTGTATCTTGCAAGGCGATTATTCTGAAGGTGCTTTCTATTCTGTGGCTTTGACTCATGATCTGATGCAAGCCGATACCGGCACGAAGATGATCCACATCGGTAAGAATACAAAGAGCACGATCATCTCTAAAGGTATTTCAACGGATAAGTCTTCAAATGCTTACCGTGGCCAAGTAAAAATCATGCCTTCAGCAGAAAACGCGCGAAATTATTCTCAGTGTGATTCGATGCTTGTGGGCGATAAGTGCAGTGCCAGCACTTATCCTTATATTGAAGTGAAAAATAAGTCTGCCATGATTGAGCACGAAGCGACGACTTCACGTATTAGTGAAGATCAGATCTTCTATTTGCAATCTCGTGGTTTGGATATGGAAAAAACAATTTCGATGCTCGTTAACGGTTTCTGTAAAGAGGTCTTTAAAGAATTGCCTCTAGAATTTGCCGTAGAAGCCGTGAAGTTGATTGAAATGAAATTGGAAAATAGCGTGGGTTAA
- the sufC gene encoding Fe-S cluster assembly ATPase SufC, which translates to MLEIKNLHARVEEKEILKGLNLTIKPGEVHAIMGPNGSGKSTLSKVLAGHPAYEVTGGEVKYEVNFQMKNLLELEPDERAKEGIFLAFQYPIEVPGVSNFTFLHTSFNSILQHQGSEPMPEGEFREFLVQKLKLVGMKPEYLDRPVNTGFSGGEKKKNEILQMAVLSPRLALLDETDSGLDIDALRIVSEGVNKLRRKDNAIVMVTHYQRLLDYIKPDYVHVLLGGKIVETGDSSLALKLEDKGYDWLT; encoded by the coding sequence ATGTTAGAAATTAAAAACCTCCACGCACGTGTTGAAGAAAAAGAAATTCTTAAAGGCTTGAACCTGACAATCAAGCCAGGTGAAGTTCATGCGATCATGGGACCCAACGGCTCTGGTAAATCGACTTTATCTAAAGTTCTTGCGGGTCACCCTGCATATGAAGTGACTGGCGGAGAAGTGAAGTATGAAGTGAACTTCCAAATGAAAAACCTTTTGGAACTTGAGCCAGACGAAAGAGCGAAAGAAGGTATCTTCTTGGCGTTCCAATATCCTATCGAAGTTCCAGGCGTTTCAAACTTTACGTTCTTGCACACGTCTTTTAATTCGATCTTGCAACATCAAGGTTCTGAGCCAATGCCTGAAGGGGAGTTCCGTGAATTCCTAGTTCAGAAATTAAAGCTTGTTGGTATGAAGCCCGAGTACTTGGATCGCCCTGTAAACACCGGTTTCTCTGGCGGTGAAAAGAAGAAAAATGAAATTCTGCAAATGGCGGTTTTATCTCCGCGTTTGGCTCTTCTTGATGAAACAGATTCAGGTCTTGATATTGATGCTCTTCGCATTGTTTCTGAAGGTGTGAACAAACTTCGTCGCAAAGACAACGCGATCGTGATGGTCACGCACTATCAAAGACTTCTTGATTATATCAAGCCTGACTACGTTCACGTCTTGTTGGGTGGAAAAATCGTTGAGACAGGCGACAGCTCTTTGGCCTTGAAACTTGAAGACAAAGGGTATGACTGGTTGACGTAA
- the sufD gene encoding Fe-S cluster assembly protein SufD, with product MNLLSTYEKFSQTQPAEGALASFRQAGFDYASRKGLPTRKDEEWHYTSVKVLGETEYTPSAVNPFEPSHDTVVTIKKYLNPEFINIVFFNGVLNKTLSEELPMGFSLRELSEYPTQFDDTFDALNGAYLSKPFVLSLAKETSVEKPVNFVFFTSTEGGKALMVNPRISVNIGARSSVKILESYYGPATSYFVNSVMDLHVGESAKVVYVRVQGEGESAVNIGRTRLTVEKNANVESLAFATGAMLSRHSLDVTLTGQGSSTEILGVYAVSGKQHVDNTSLINHQVGECHTNQLYKGILDGESRSVFSGKVLIQKGAQKADSAQLNNNLLLSSKAEADSKPGLEVYADDVKAAHGSTVGQLNREELFYLQSRAIPKSKAIPMLSYGFLSEVIYKISDDSIQKWLTRHLDEAFTRLHVIG from the coding sequence ATGAATTTGCTTTCAACCTATGAAAAATTCAGTCAAACACAACCGGCAGAAGGAGCTCTAGCGTCCTTCCGCCAGGCTGGCTTTGACTATGCCTCTCGCAAGGGTCTTCCGACTCGTAAAGATGAAGAGTGGCATTATACCAGCGTAAAAGTTCTGGGCGAAACTGAGTACACTCCGAGTGCAGTGAATCCTTTTGAGCCTAGCCACGACACAGTGGTGACGATCAAAAAGTATTTGAATCCAGAATTTATCAATATCGTTTTCTTTAACGGTGTTTTGAATAAAACTTTATCTGAAGAATTGCCGATGGGCTTTTCTTTGCGTGAGCTTTCAGAGTATCCGACTCAATTCGATGATACTTTTGATGCTCTCAACGGCGCTTATCTTTCTAAGCCGTTTGTTCTTTCGTTGGCGAAAGAAACCTCTGTGGAAAAACCTGTGAATTTCGTGTTTTTCACTTCTACAGAAGGCGGCAAAGCCTTGATGGTGAATCCGCGTATTTCAGTAAACATCGGCGCGCGTTCCTCTGTTAAAATTTTGGAAAGCTACTATGGACCAGCCACTTCTTATTTCGTGAACTCTGTGATGGATCTTCACGTCGGTGAAAGTGCGAAGGTCGTTTACGTGCGTGTTCAAGGTGAAGGGGAGTCGGCGGTGAATATCGGTCGCACTCGTCTAACTGTTGAAAAGAATGCGAACGTAGAAAGCTTGGCTTTTGCCACAGGTGCGATGTTGTCTCGTCACTCTTTGGACGTAACTTTGACGGGCCAGGGTTCTTCGACAGAGATCTTGGGTGTTTACGCCGTCAGCGGCAAGCAACACGTTGATAACACTTCTTTGATCAACCATCAGGTTGGTGAGTGTCACACGAATCAGCTTTATAAAGGCATCTTGGATGGAGAATCCCGCTCAGTATTTAGCGGTAAAGTTTTAATCCAAAAAGGCGCACAAAAAGCAGACTCTGCTCAGCTTAATAATAATTTACTTCTAAGTTCTAAGGCTGAAGCGGATAGCAAGCCTGGTTTAGAAGTTTATGCTGATGACGTTAAGGCGGCGCACGGCTCGACTGTGGGTCAATTGAATCGCGAAGAGCTTTTCTATTTGCAGTCGCGCGCGATTCCTAAGTCTAAAGCGATCCCGATGCTTAGCTACGGATTTTTATCTGAAGTTATTTATAAAATTTCTGACGACAGCATTCAAAAATGGCTGACTCGTCATTTGGATGAAGCGTTCACGCGTCTTCATGTAATTGGATAG
- a CDS encoding aminotransferase class V-fold PLP-dependent enzyme, which translates to MSQLEQIFTSVRNEFPALTQKVHGKNLIYLDSGATTLKPKSVIDRITHFYSFETSNVHRGAHYLGDVATQAFESARNSVAQFLNARMPEEIVFVRGTTEGVNLVAHSWAMMNLKEGDEILITVMEHHGNIVPWQMVAEKVGAKVLAADILDNGELDIEDFKKKLSSKTKMVAFTGCSNVLGTNNDMKLLTKLAHEVGAKVLIDGAQVVSQAKVDVRDIDCDFFVFSAHKVFGPFGMGVVYGKKEILDGMSPYQGGGSMIAKVTVEKTTYNDVPFRFEAGTPHIEGAVGLHAAIDFVNRIGLDKIHSYEMDLLKYATEKLSAIPDVKIFGTSENKGPILSFNIKGAHHSDVGQILDQEGVAVRAGHHCTQPLMTRLGVPGTVRASFSVYNNHQDVDALVKAVVKAREMLL; encoded by the coding sequence ATGAGTCAACTAGAGCAGATCTTCACCTCAGTAAGAAATGAATTCCCTGCCCTGACACAAAAGGTGCATGGGAAGAATTTGATTTATTTGGATAGCGGCGCAACAACGTTGAAGCCGAAGTCGGTGATTGATCGTATTACTCATTTTTATTCTTTCGAAACTTCCAACGTGCACCGTGGCGCGCATTACCTGGGTGATGTTGCTACTCAAGCCTTTGAGTCTGCTCGCAATAGCGTGGCTCAGTTCCTAAATGCCCGTATGCCAGAAGAAATCGTTTTTGTTCGTGGAACCACTGAGGGCGTGAACCTGGTCGCTCATTCGTGGGCGATGATGAATCTAAAAGAAGGCGACGAAATTCTTATTACGGTGATGGAGCATCACGGGAATATCGTTCCTTGGCAAATGGTCGCTGAAAAAGTTGGTGCTAAAGTGCTGGCGGCCGATATTTTAGATAATGGCGAACTGGACATCGAAGATTTTAAAAAGAAACTTTCTTCTAAAACAAAAATGGTGGCTTTTACTGGTTGCTCGAATGTTTTAGGCACAAACAATGACATGAAACTTTTGACGAAACTGGCTCATGAAGTCGGAGCGAAAGTTCTTATTGATGGTGCGCAAGTTGTTTCTCAAGCCAAAGTCGACGTTCGGGACATCGATTGTGATTTCTTTGTATTCTCGGCCCATAAAGTTTTTGGTCCTTTTGGTATGGGTGTGGTTTACGGAAAGAAAGAAATTCTTGATGGAATGTCTCCGTATCAAGGTGGCGGAAGCATGATTGCGAAAGTCACTGTGGAGAAAACGACATATAACGATGTGCCTTTTCGCTTTGAAGCGGGAACACCGCATATTGAAGGTGCGGTCGGATTGCACGCGGCGATTGATTTCGTCAACCGTATTGGACTCGATAAAATCCACAGCTATGAAATGGATCTTTTAAAGTATGCGACTGAAAAGTTGTCAGCGATTCCAGATGTGAAAATCTTCGGAACTTCTGAAAACAAAGGTCCTATTCTTTCCTTTAATATTAAAGGGGCTCACCATTCTGACGTAGGTCAAATCCTAGATCAGGAAGGTGTAGCGGTTCGCGCGGGCCACCACTGTACTCAGCCTTTAATGACTAGACTGGGTGTTCCTGGAACCGTTCGCGCTTCTTTTTCCGTGTATAATAATCATCAAGATGTTGATGCTTTAGTAAAAGCCGTGGTGAAAGCCCGGGAGATGTTGTTATGA
- a CDS encoding NifU family protein yields MSSQDVLIRIQATPNPNAWKFVLDRPVLNEGKATYADAKEADQSLLASALFQVEGVRQVHFFQNVITITHNFDADPEEIQKNVCAVIQTRMPVHNPNQTQMDEKKLRRASLPPEVQRIEEILDETVRPGLQGDGGDLDVVKYEDNKLYVFYQGACGTCPSATSGTLMAIEGILRDQFNSEIEVIPV; encoded by the coding sequence ATGAGCAGCCAAGATGTACTCATCCGTATTCAAGCGACTCCAAACCCCAATGCTTGGAAATTTGTATTGGATCGCCCTGTATTGAATGAAGGTAAAGCCACTTATGCTGATGCTAAAGAAGCTGATCAAAGCTTGTTGGCTTCCGCTTTGTTTCAAGTTGAAGGTGTTCGTCAGGTTCACTTCTTCCAGAATGTGATCACGATCACGCACAACTTCGATGCGGACCCTGAAGAAATTCAAAAAAATGTTTGTGCCGTGATTCAAACGCGCATGCCGGTGCACAATCCAAATCAAACGCAAATGGACGAAAAGAAATTGCGTCGTGCTAGTCTTCCGCCAGAAGTTCAGCGCATTGAAGAGATTTTGGATGAAACAGTTCGTCCTGGTCTGCAAGGTGATGGTGGTGACTTGGATGTGGTGAAATACGAAGACAATAAGCTTTACGTGTTTTATCAAGGGGCTTGCGGAACTTGCCCTAGCGCGACGTCAGGAACCTTGATGGCGATCGAAGGAATTCTTCGTGATCAGTTCAATTCCGAAATCGAAGTGATTCCGGTTTAA
- the xseA gene encoding exodeoxyribonuclease VII large subunit: protein MSDAPNQPLRKTDVSAQATLGAADILTKSSEPSILSIEQLNVYIKQLLEGQVGMVWVKGEISNFKAHSSGHFYFSLKDPKSQITAVMFRGHNSRLKFKPTDGMEVIVRGRITVYEPRGNYQLMCEMMEPVGAGALQKAFEQLKAKLKAEGLFESSRKKAIPTFPRHIAVVTSPTGAAIRDILNVLSRRAKSIQVTVVPTVVQGEGAAPQICEALKKALKLPGVDVVIVGRGGGSIEDMWCFNDETLARLIASSSIPIISAVGHEIDFTIADFVADLRAPTPSAAAELVAKSSGELVNKVKSLERMLHMSFEKKMKHLREKMLGLSKRLVDPKRRLQDLELRNDDLLNRLEFAMNRLLKERSHRVELLTEKLGSPQDLIDEKRKDLQYLKARTEKALLFSIEKKHARMSRLMGILDSLSPLKVVERGYSIVTKNNEVIKSANQVKKGDMIDVRLAQGSLTAVVDSVKGE, encoded by the coding sequence ATGTCAGATGCTCCAAATCAACCTCTTCGCAAAACGGATGTCTCAGCTCAAGCCACTCTCGGCGCGGCTGATATATTAACGAAATCCAGTGAGCCTTCGATTCTTTCTATTGAACAACTGAATGTCTACATCAAGCAGTTGCTGGAAGGCCAAGTGGGCATGGTGTGGGTGAAGGGCGAGATCTCGAACTTTAAGGCTCACTCTTCGGGGCATTTTTATTTCAGTCTGAAAGATCCGAAGTCGCAGATTACCGCTGTGATGTTTCGTGGTCACAACTCACGTTTAAAATTTAAACCGACAGATGGAATGGAAGTGATTGTTCGGGGCCGTATCACGGTGTACGAACCTCGTGGCAACTATCAGCTGATGTGCGAAATGATGGAGCCCGTAGGTGCTGGTGCTTTACAAAAAGCGTTTGAGCAACTGAAGGCGAAACTGAAGGCCGAAGGTCTTTTTGAAAGTTCTCGTAAGAAAGCCATTCCAACATTTCCCCGCCACATTGCTGTTGTGACTTCACCAACGGGAGCGGCGATTCGAGATATTTTAAACGTTCTCTCTCGTCGTGCAAAGTCCATTCAGGTCACCGTTGTGCCGACCGTAGTACAAGGCGAAGGGGCGGCTCCGCAAATTTGTGAAGCACTAAAAAAGGCGTTGAAGCTTCCAGGTGTTGACGTGGTCATCGTTGGTCGCGGCGGCGGTTCTATAGAAGACATGTGGTGCTTCAATGATGAGACTTTAGCGCGTCTTATTGCCTCTAGCTCCATTCCGATTATTTCTGCTGTAGGACACGAGATCGATTTTACCATTGCCGATTTTGTAGCAGATTTACGCGCACCAACTCCGTCAGCAGCGGCCGAGCTTGTAGCAAAAAGTTCCGGCGAGCTTGTGAATAAAGTCAAATCATTGGAACGCATGCTTCACATGTCTTTTGAAAAGAAGATGAAGCACTTACGCGAAAAGATGTTGGGACTGTCAAAACGATTGGTAGATCCTAAGCGCCGTTTGCAAGATTTAGAATTAAGAAACGATGATTTGTTAAATCGCTTGGAATTTGCGATGAATCGTTTGTTGAAAGAGCGTTCTCACCGTGTCGAGCTTTTGACAGAAAAGCTGGGCTCGCCGCAAGATCTGATCGATGAAAAACGAAAAGACCTTCAGTATCTTAAAGCGCGTACGGAAAAAGCACTTCTCTTTTCCATTGAGAAAAAACATGCTCGCATGTCACGTCTGATGGGTATTCTAGATAGCTTAAGTCCGCTGAAAGTCGTGGAGCGTGGCTACTCGATTGTTACAAAAAATAATGAAGTTATTAAATCTGCGAACCAAGTGAAAAAAGGCGATATGATCGACGTACGCCTGGCACAGGGTTCGTTGACGGCTGTCGTTGATAGCGTGAAAGGTGAATAA